From a single Gimesia fumaroli genomic region:
- a CDS encoding SUMF1/EgtB/PvdO family nonheme iron enzyme produces MTKFDPYQRWLGIPPQDQPPHFYRLLGLELFEEDPEVIKAAAENAIAFIQQNAFGEELQKSQRLLKDIEKVAAYLMSPPHKAKYDKKLKAKLGMSPPEVTAPEAPTQSTSPQPKTAAPTSPSSQESPRPIQVDSQSAVSTLEKSKRASKIKLAGFEISYPAAAVGIAVFLAVAILLGMQFMGTDSAQPTSVAKQPPAPAATSESPKPQTPQNPALVAKANKPVPKPLKQPEDPKPAPPKPDAPLPPPAEEFAGRFTVRADTFNKKPGQQLPDVTVDLLYQPGLKKEGRIKLGTFITDANGQGELKVKLTPQQQTGKFLVKLTRKNESWERKLDHFPNELTQTLKIPVQAEPEYLNPQWIEQRLTEVNLDDLIAEYRKVNDPAVQAVASALDLSRHILHDHPEALREQLQLRLQSHQEPELAVFQTLPNEKIQIRSEWPTFHQAGGPLVRTIDKASGFGNCLAVTPDGQYAVSEKNDKLLRIWDLSTGELIRSLKGHTNSTTCVAVTPDGKYIVSGSDDKTLKVWEFETGKLIHTLQGHPESVTCLAVSPDGKHVISGDSDKSLKLWDLKSGKLIRTNSRHKQGVTSVVISQDGKTILSSSDESLILSNFETGKGIRELKSGHGSFREFTVTPSATILVSGGGQPKVWELTTGRQIMNLECDRIESLTCLAVSQDRMQVIAGMYPNSLILYDLVSGKQIRKFKGHSDRINSVIFLPDGKHFISGSLDKTLKLWNLENNYPVPFPETHLRPVNGMAISPDGKQALSGSDTELKVWDLQKGELQNNFKETLHHNTWISYLPDQRFAISGSGSLFTGWDLTTGTMTHKFNADQVFSNLAVSPDGSYGITESQDNRTKWNEIYVWDLANRKQIHVLEGHEKRIACLAVSADNRQLFSGSKNELKVWDLETGKLLHTYQDQIGLIRCLALSHDGKYALTSAYVDKQRAIQFWDLINRKRVHSLKGHTSIIQCLAISPDGTFAASYAPDHTIRLWDPLKGKLLATYHFDDYANKIDIGPDNRTLLVGCRSGRVHKFRIVMPGEVIQPASPVLAEQSTQNSTAQIQQTAIAKTLDRKVKIINSLEMHFALIPAGKFIMGSGKSAAEIAQQFDSNPSYFENERPQHEVQIEKPFYMGMHEVTIDDFKQFINMTGYKTDLERSGRGGAGWDDYSQKFRTGIADFNWAKTGWSKSNFHPVVNVSWNDAVSFCKWLSQREKATYRLPTEAEWEYTCRAGTTSLFYYGNDPEAMAPFGNIWDKTANQQFQVNYANLKGISAEDNFAFTAPVGSFKPNFWSIYDMHGNVMEWCSDWMGDEYYNTLKGKVVSDPRGPETGSDRVLRGGCWSFFPQHARAASRSKLAPSRSAHNVGFRVVLEIEP; encoded by the coding sequence ATGACAAAGTTTGACCCCTACCAAAGATGGCTTGGAATTCCGCCTCAAGATCAGCCTCCCCATTTCTACCGCCTGCTGGGATTGGAGTTGTTTGAAGAAGATCCCGAAGTCATCAAAGCTGCCGCCGAGAACGCCATTGCCTTTATCCAGCAAAATGCCTTTGGCGAAGAATTACAAAAGTCGCAGAGGCTACTGAAAGACATCGAAAAAGTTGCCGCTTACCTGATGTCTCCCCCTCACAAAGCCAAATATGATAAAAAGCTGAAGGCCAAACTGGGAATGTCTCCCCCGGAGGTGACAGCCCCGGAAGCGCCCACGCAATCGACAAGCCCTCAACCCAAAACAGCAGCGCCAACGTCGCCCTCGTCTCAGGAAAGTCCCCGACCAATCCAGGTGGATTCACAGTCTGCTGTTTCAACATTGGAAAAATCAAAACGGGCATCCAAAATCAAACTGGCTGGATTCGAGATCAGTTATCCAGCAGCGGCGGTGGGAATTGCTGTCTTTTTAGCGGTCGCAATCCTGCTCGGCATGCAATTTATGGGAACCGATTCCGCGCAACCCACCAGCGTTGCTAAACAACCACCAGCGCCAGCAGCAACCAGCGAGTCTCCAAAACCACAAACTCCCCAAAATCCGGCACTGGTAGCCAAAGCGAACAAGCCTGTTCCAAAACCGCTAAAACAACCAGAAGATCCCAAGCCCGCTCCCCCAAAACCTGACGCACCGCTGCCTCCGCCGGCTGAAGAATTTGCAGGCCGCTTCACAGTGCGCGCAGATACATTCAACAAAAAACCAGGACAACAACTGCCGGACGTCACGGTTGACCTGCTGTATCAACCGGGGCTCAAAAAAGAGGGACGAATTAAACTGGGAACATTCATAACGGATGCCAACGGTCAGGGAGAATTAAAAGTCAAACTGACACCGCAGCAGCAAACCGGAAAGTTTCTGGTTAAATTGACCAGAAAAAACGAATCCTGGGAACGCAAACTGGATCACTTCCCCAATGAACTGACTCAAACTCTGAAAATACCGGTTCAGGCGGAACCAGAATACTTAAACCCGCAATGGATTGAGCAACGACTCACAGAAGTGAATCTCGACGATTTAATCGCTGAGTACCGGAAGGTAAATGATCCTGCTGTTCAAGCAGTCGCATCCGCTCTCGATTTATCCCGGCATATTCTGCACGATCACCCCGAAGCCCTGCGCGAACAATTACAACTAAGGCTCCAATCTCATCAGGAACCTGAACTGGCAGTTTTCCAGACACTGCCAAATGAGAAAATTCAGATCCGATCCGAATGGCCTACCTTCCATCAGGCGGGTGGGCCATTGGTCCGAACGATCGACAAAGCATCAGGATTCGGAAATTGCCTGGCAGTTACACCCGATGGGCAATATGCTGTTTCAGAGAAAAATGACAAATTATTAAGAATCTGGGATCTTTCAACCGGCGAATTGATACGCAGCCTCAAAGGACATACCAATAGCACAACTTGTGTCGCGGTCACTCCCGATGGTAAATACATTGTGTCCGGTTCAGATGACAAAACGCTCAAAGTCTGGGAATTCGAAACCGGAAAATTAATTCACACTCTCCAGGGACACCCTGAAAGCGTTACTTGCCTTGCAGTTTCGCCCGATGGAAAACATGTCATTTCAGGAGATTCTGACAAGAGCTTGAAGCTTTGGGACCTGAAATCAGGGAAACTGATTCGAACCAACAGCAGACACAAACAGGGAGTCACTTCTGTCGTGATCTCACAAGACGGGAAGACCATACTCTCTTCGTCTGATGAAAGCCTGATACTGAGTAACTTTGAGACCGGCAAAGGAATTCGAGAGCTTAAATCTGGCCATGGCTCATTCAGGGAATTTACGGTGACACCTAGTGCTACTATTCTCGTTTCAGGCGGTGGTCAACCTAAAGTCTGGGAACTTACGACCGGTAGACAGATTATGAACCTCGAATGCGACCGAATTGAAAGTCTTACCTGCCTTGCGGTTTCTCAAGATAGAATGCAAGTCATTGCCGGAATGTATCCCAACAGCCTGATCTTGTACGACTTGGTATCAGGAAAACAAATCCGAAAGTTCAAAGGACATTCCGATCGAATCAACAGTGTTATTTTTTTACCCGATGGGAAACATTTCATTTCAGGCTCGCTAGATAAGACTCTGAAATTATGGAACCTGGAAAATAATTATCCAGTCCCTTTCCCGGAAACTCATCTTAGACCAGTCAATGGCATGGCCATCTCACCTGACGGGAAACAGGCCCTGTCAGGCTCAGATACCGAATTGAAGGTGTGGGATCTACAAAAAGGTGAATTACAAAATAACTTCAAAGAAACATTACACCACAATACCTGGATCTCTTATTTACCCGATCAACGGTTTGCGATCTCAGGTTCTGGCTCACTGTTCACGGGCTGGGATCTAACGACCGGCACGATGACCCATAAGTTTAACGCCGATCAAGTCTTTTCTAACTTAGCAGTCTCGCCAGATGGTTCATATGGTATTACGGAATCACAAGATAACCGGACGAAATGGAATGAAATCTATGTCTGGGATCTTGCCAACCGTAAACAGATCCACGTTCTGGAAGGCCATGAAAAAAGAATTGCCTGTCTGGCTGTGTCAGCAGATAACAGACAGCTGTTCTCAGGAAGTAAAAATGAATTAAAAGTCTGGGATCTGGAAACGGGAAAACTGCTTCACACCTATCAGGACCAGATCGGCTTGATACGTTGTCTGGCATTATCTCACGACGGGAAATACGCTTTGACCAGCGCCTATGTTGACAAACAACGTGCGATACAGTTTTGGGATCTCATTAATCGAAAGCGGGTTCACTCACTTAAAGGGCATACTAGTATTATTCAATGTCTGGCAATATCACCCGATGGAACTTTCGCAGCCTCTTATGCACCGGATCACACAATCAGACTGTGGGACCCGCTCAAAGGCAAGCTGCTTGCAACTTATCACTTCGACGATTATGCGAATAAGATCGACATTGGTCCTGATAATAGAACGTTGCTTGTCGGCTGCCGTTCAGGACGCGTCCATAAGTTCAGAATTGTCATGCCGGGAGAAGTCATTCAGCCGGCGTCCCCGGTACTCGCAGAACAATCGACACAAAACTCGACCGCACAAATACAGCAAACCGCTATCGCAAAAACGCTGGATAGAAAAGTCAAAATCATTAATTCTCTGGAGATGCACTTCGCCTTGATTCCTGCTGGAAAATTTATAATGGGCAGCGGCAAATCCGCAGCAGAAATCGCCCAACAGTTCGACTCCAATCCATCCTATTTCGAAAACGAGCGTCCTCAGCACGAAGTTCAAATCGAAAAGCCTTTCTACATGGGAATGCATGAGGTCACAATCGATGATTTTAAACAATTTATCAACATGACCGGTTATAAAACAGATCTCGAACGAAGTGGCAGAGGAGGTGCAGGCTGGGACGATTATTCACAAAAATTCAGAACCGGGATCGCAGATTTTAACTGGGCAAAAACAGGCTGGTCCAAAAGTAATTTTCACCCTGTTGTCAATGTCAGCTGGAACGATGCCGTCAGTTTTTGCAAATGGCTCAGCCAGCGAGAGAAAGCAACATATCGCTTGCCGACCGAAGCAGAATGGGAGTACACATGTCGGGCCGGAACAACCAGCCTGTTTTACTACGGCAATGATCCGGAAGCGATGGCACCGTTTGGAAATATCTGGGACAAAACCGCCAACCAGCAGTTTCAAGTCAACTATGCAAATCTGAAAGGCATCTCAGCCGAGGACAACTTTGCCTTTACTGCTCCGGTAGGAAGTTTCAAACCCAATTTCTGGTCGATTTACGATATGCACGGCAATGTCATGGAATGGTGCAGTGACTGGATGGGGGATGAGTACTACAATACCCTCAAGGGAAAAGTCGTCTCTGACCCCCGGGGACCAGAGACCGGATCTGACCGCGTCCTGCGCGGGGGATGCTGGTCTTTCTTTCCTCAGCACGCCCGCGCCGCCTCCCGCTCGAAACTTGCCCCCTCCAGGTCCGCACATAATGTCGGGTTTCGAGTGGTTCTGGAAATTGAACCGTAA